ACTGATGGCAAAACATGAaggattttttatttcttttgcatcGGATCTTCACATGTCCACTGGATTGTTTAAGGTTGAAAGGTTTGCTTCTGAACGAGTAGTTCAAAGAATTTGTCTCTATACTTGCTTGTATAACAAAGTTATTATTTGATCGCCGTAAATCAATTGAATACAATTTATCATAAAACAACTATTATGTTTCTCCCGTATGGTATGCCCGTTTGGTTAACTTCGAATGACCAACCATCAACCCAATGATCTAATTCCAAAACTGATGATTCTTTGGGTCAAATTTCATTGGGTTGAGTTTCTATGGATTGATCACTCTTGATCGATTACTATGGATCGAGCTCTTCTGCATTAACCACTCTGAGCCGAGTTATTTTGATTGATCACTCTTGGCCAACTACTTTAGAAAGTTTCCTTGGTCCAACTAGGCCGACCTCTTGGACATATCACCTATATTACTTGTGATTGACCATCTTGACTGAAAATGGACAAGTTACAAAATGGTCAGATTAACAATAGTAATGACAAATCTACATGTTACTAccaattaaaatatgattagactaggaaaaagataaaagcacaaaacaactaatataaataaagttgtaGGCTTTGCTCACTTAAATGAATTTGGAGAAGAATGATTGAgaagatttgaaagtaaaaattttttgttgtttatttgagtgaatttggaggtaaatgagaatggatttggaagtaagtttttttaatctatcacatcaatcaaatcctacactaattctcacaaactttacttccaactCCAATCTCAGTTACCtctaaattcaatcaaataaacaacaacaaaatttaccttcaaatcctctcaaatctcctcaatcactctcctccaaattcattcaaatgaaCAAAGCCTTAATGTATGACTTTCATAGTGTTGGGAATCCAAATatgagtctaagtctcacattagataggaataagaaaatataacactatataaaggtgaaagatcATTAACTTATTGTCTTAAAATTTTGGGTAAAGAATGATGTCAATTCCTTATATGATTGAGTTCAGATCTCATTGGTAATACTTGATGTTAAATTGGTCATAAACTTTAGGTGAACCTGATTTAAGGTTGATATTTTGTTTAGTccgtaattttgtaattttcttaaaaggggtagagttaaattaattatttagctCATTGAATTCACAATCTAACAAAGGAGTTCATTAAACTTAAACTTCTTGAACATATGTACGATATTTGGAGTCAAAtctctttttaaaagaaagtttaagtattttaaaatctaaGTGTTTAAATAGTTGGTATAAGTTTTGAagtttcaattttacttttttattataaaaaaaaaatcaagtagGATGATTTAATTGTTGGAATGTCATactatataaatatgaaaaagataaaattaaattaaaaacatcatTATAATCCATGCATAATAATTAGTAGTACAAaggttaatttattatttgaatttattattatttaatttaatttatttagatttgattAAATTGATTCAGGTTAAACATTCATAATATCTAAATCAAGCAACATCtctgtaaattaaaattttagacttattttaataaagctAATCGAGATTATGTTTTATGGTAAacgtaatttaattttaatcttatttcTAATCACCATAATATGCTCAAATAAAGTCTTTTAACTCATCAAAACACGATAGTTGAAAATCATGTCCTTCTGCACCGCATTTGTTATGAAGATTGTAAACCCTTTAGAACAATACCAATTATTCAGCCATTCGGTGGTACAGTTTTGTATTCTGGAACAGTTCAATCAACatagtaattttcttttaatattgagatttaaaaaaacaaaacagatttCAATCTAATGAAAAATCCTCCCGCGATAAGTTTTGCctcttttattaattgttttattttatttttaaaaaatatttattgtttatttattatctgCGTTCTTCTTCTTATATGGGCTCATTGACGAAGCCCAAATGATAAATTCGGATTCTTATGGACCAGGCTATTTAATTTGGGCCCAGGAGTGCATTTATATGGTTTTATTTCGGAGTATAGAGAGATTCAGGGAGAATTAGGTTTTAGGGTTTACACCGAGCAGCCACAGCTGAAGCAGCAGCCATGGTCCTCAAGTGAGTTTTCATGaacactttcttcttcttcctttaacTCCTTTCGTAGGATATCATAGCAGTTACTTTCTTCTATAATTATTGGGTTCGGATGCATACACTTATCTGTACTCTAAAATCGTTGTTTGTTGTAGTTAATctcgttttttctttttcattatttttgttcGGTTTACTTCTCCCATTCTCCATTTGTTTCAGTGGtttggattttgtttttagtttatctcTCTTGAagtattatttttgtgattattGTTTCGTTCTAAAGCATATTGTGTGGAATAATTTTCGATGCGTCTAAAATTAATTCCACAAGATGTATATCATTATCATTTGCTGCTTACTGACTTCAATTCAATTCCTCAACTAATTCTCTGGAATAGTTTTGTATCTGCTTCTTTATTCTTAGTTTCTGTTTGAGCTTTTCTGACTATTAGAGGCATCAATAGGTTTTGAAAACATGTCGGAGAATGTGTTCTTTTTCTGAAGCTTTTGAACAAGTTCAGACGCATAACTCTTGTAGATTGTTGAACATAGTTTCAGCTAAACTATTCAGTGTCTTACGCATTATGTTTGATCTATGGATAATTATTTTCATAGAGGACGATGACTTATTAATGTTTTGTATTCCTGTATCAGAACTGAACTATGCAGATTCAGTGGTGCCAAGATTTACCCAGGAAAAGGGATTAGATTTGTTCGTGGTGATTCTCAGGTGACATATAATGTCTCGTTGAATTTGGGGTCCATTTATCACATTATTTAAATCTTGTCTTGTTTGATGTAACTTAATGATTATTAGTTGTGACGGTTTTTGTTTGTCATTAGTTATGATATTGAAAAGAGGGTATTTGTTTGTGGAATCTACAGGTTTTCCTCTTTGCCAATTCCAAATGCAAGAGGTATTTCCACAACCGCTTGAAGCCATCAAAGCTTACCTGGACTGCAATGTACAGGAAGCAACACAAGAAggtatttatttaattcaaatgtCTGAAAGATGCAAAAATTAATCTATATAGAGATCCTGAACTTTTTAAATGAGAATTTCCATTGGCATTGATGAACCGGTCTAGGAATGAAAATGTTGCTTTTTTACTGAATTTGGTGTCATCTGATATTGCCTAGTGCATAGTAATTCGAATTTCACATGTAAAAACAGATTATTGTGGGCATTCCTCAATTGTTGTGTGCATTTGATTCAATTACTTGTGTGAATGGGATGTGTAGGACATTGCTCAAGAAGCTGTGAAGAAGAGAAGACGTGCTGCCAAGAAGCCTTACTCTAGGTCCATTGTCGGTGCCACTTTGGAAGTTATCCAGAAGAAGAGAACTGAGAAGCCAGAAGTTAGAGACGCAGCTAGGGAAGCTGCCCTTCGGTGTGTTTTTGTTAATTCCTGCCTCTTCGTTCCGTTAGATGTGTGCATATTTAATCACATTCTTAGTCATTCATTTTCTGATCAACTATTATAATTACGCTTTACTGTCTGTTCACCTCGCTTCAGAGAAGCTTAATCCTCTTAATAATTTCCTGCTTTATTTCTAGTgttatgaatatttttgtaGTCACATGCTTGAATCCGTAGTTCTGCTTCAGAGCCTTGCATTTTAACagctcttttattttcaaatgtgGATTCCACATGCATCTGATCTTGGATGTTGTGGTGCAGTGAAATTAAGGAGAGGATCAAGAAGACAAAGGATGAGAAGAAGGCTAAGAAAGCCGAAGTTGCAGCTAAGTCACAAAAAGCAGGAGGTAAAGGCAATGTTTCCAAGGGTGCTATGCCTAAAGGTCCCAAACTCGGTGGTGGAGGCGGGAAGCGCTGAGCTATTAAGTTTTGTTCCTATTTTTGCTACAATTTAAATAGTGTTGTTTTCAAACTTCTGTACTGATATTTAATTTGCAtgattaatcttttattttactgCTTAATTAAACATGTTTTGGAGCTTCAGAAAGTACGTACCTAGTTATTGAATGCATTCCCCTTCCGCATAATTCACGTTATTCGTCCTTTAATCAGCTGTTTTTAGTGGGTCGTTTTTGGTTTCTGAATTTGACCTAGATCGGGGACGCCGAATGACGTTGCTATTCATGTTTTGCAATTATGTTCTTTATTGTAGCTTCCAATTGATTTCACCATGCACAGTGCCTGATTTGCATTGTAGGCTTTCATTACCAAACCAAATTTTGATTCAAAGCAACTATTTTATCTATATAACCACGCAGTGCCTGACATCTTTGTTCTTCAACGGTGACCTATTGCTAGCAATACGATTGTCTCATGTAGGctttttcttcaattctttTGCTATTGCTGATGACGGACTTATGTTCTGATCAAAGAAAACTCCTATTCATTCAATCTAGAATATGGTATAAAATGGTCAAGATATGACTGggtatgttttaaattatatggTTAAAAGGTTGTTGAAAACAACTATCTTTGAGACAGACTATAATTTTTAGATTGTCTTTTTATGCATTCCGCGTAGATAGAAAGAGTTTGTCTCTTTGATTTGCATATTAACGTTGAACGTCACAACTAGGATTTCATGGTTTATGTAATGGGTTTATCTCTCCATTAACGTTCTCACAATAGATACTTTTAGTGAATTACTTCGTACACTTATCATTTTTCTTCCTGTACCCTAACACTTTCGGAATATAAAAAAGTTCCGAATTTTTTTTTCCGCACAGCAATCACACTTTtattactgaaaaaaaaaattctgtaGGATTTTTTATGGGGTGGATAGAGAAATGTGATAGAGTGCAGGAAGCAACACCCATACTTTTATACTTGGATCAAGTTATGGATCAATTTTAAAGATCATAAAATACTGAGTCAGgaattttgtatttgtaataacACTTTATTAATAATGCACGtcaatttattaatcaattttattgatAGATCTAAATACATTacactttattaataaatttaactcttaagaaattttttattttaatttttttaaatatataactagTTTTAAATTTGGGTCTATatacaagttgattttgtttgtgtgtttattaaaagagatttaaaggttgaagaaaaaatatattattattttcaagtttataattaagttttaaatagaattaatGTGAAAATGATTTATAAGTTTAGAAAGTcaatatgtttataaaaaatataaatagtagagtttgtaaaaaatatagAGAATAAAACATGTGTAAAAATGTAGgatatattctaaaaatacaaagGGTGCATGCAAAAACAAGTAGATGAAAAGtcattgtaaatataaaatagtatacaAAGAGACTGGTTTAATGTGTATTGCTAGATTTATATAATTAGTACATTGATAAACtcataatatgtatttttagactaatctaattagtatataaacacatttgtctaatgtgtattgttaaaTTCATCTAATTAGTATATGAATAAACTTGTTTAATCAGAATATTGATAGAGCCgtctaatgtatattaataGATTCATCTAATATGTGAATGAACAAACTTGTGTAACATATATTGCTAGACTTGTATAATCATGTATGAACAAAGATATCTAATGTGTTACAAGACTTATTTGATTAATGTCTAAACATATTCATATAATGTGTATTCTTAAACTAATATAATCAATGTATGAAGTGtctcatataatattttttgctaTGCACATCTAATTAGTATATAAACAAATTCGTCTAATGTTTTTCACTATACTCATAAACTTGTCTAGTaaacttgtctaatgtatattaatatattcatcTAATTTGTGTGCTGAAAAgaattgtaaaatatatatttttagtcattTAATCAATATTAGAGCTATCAAAACAAGCCACCCGGCCCGGTCCACCACggattggtcacttagtgagtcaacccaacccggttcatttattagcgagccagaaaaTTTGAATccggcccgacccaccacgggttggtagGTAAACCAgttggctcactggctcacttaattacaagtttttttaaataaaaaaaatctacaaaatttctataatttaaatctataCAAATTTCGCtcccaacatgggtgtttaattaattttgaaaataagaaatttaaataattttttcaagaaaaaaaattaaatacttttttataaaattaaaattaaattttaataaaataaaaataggtaggtgggttggtgggccaatccggcccaccacgggttcaacccgcatgagccgggttgaaatctgacccttataaaaaaatacaatttttttaaacccaacccggctcgaATCTGTGGTGGGCCGAGTTGGTCCATGGGTTAACCCacggttgtgacccattttgacagttctaattaatatataaatgactTGTCTAATgtctattataattttatgttttatatactaaaagtataacaaatattcaataataagaatttcatattataatttaatataagaaaataaatgtaatttaatgttaacaatttttttcaagacaaaattattatgaatatgTAAACAATTTGtgttatcaataaaaatatattatttttgacataatataattttaagaaataaaaataatatatatttttctaaatttagttttttaataaatgatcaAGTAATTAGAAATtgtaaaaggataaaattgaaaataaaaaatagtgttgaaaagagaattaatattttaaatataaattattcttttctaATGTTTTTTGTGATTCATCAGGTGTTTATTGTTATATAATTGTCTAATCAATAGGTACAGTATATATTCTTAGACTCAATTGACAATATGgatacattatattttaagataataagttTGTtagctaatatttttttttctcagtttTATTAAAGTCATAAGTTATGATAATGTAAAGTTGGAAATAATagaacatgaattcaatgaatataaaaaaaatataatattaagaagtgtgatttcttttattataaatatatatttaaacctttaaaatgaattattaagtacaattttctaatttattttgttataaatataattatttaaaatcttatacAAACTTCTATTTATATACACTTTATgctaattttgtattaaataacattagtttaatttttacataataaaaataaaaagaatatttcaaataaagtcATATTTTCAACTTTGACATCTCAACTGTACTAATACTCAAAAATACACGTGATGGTTCTTTTTTAGGTCTGTCAATCATATAAAACTAAACTGATTTTGACACTTTGTTAGttcattacatatatatatatatatatttatccatatataattacataagaATACAAATTTGAAtagtaaataacaaaaaaaatttcttgtAATGCAAGTTATATCTCAttgataataaatatgtaaaaactaAGTTATATcactaaaaaatagttataacttatatatatatatatatatatatatatatatatatatatatatatatatatatatatatatatatatatatatatatatatatatatatatatatgtgctTTGCAGTATATGATTGAATTATATTCCGGTTCATGTCCATAATCTTTTTACTCCATTAAATATATCGGATTAACATTTATGATTAATAAGCAGTTAATCACTTATATTATATCCAAGCAATGCTATTTATTTGCAgctaatttttcatattaaaataaaaaaaaataatgatttgtGACAAGCAACTTCGTCACTCTAAACCAAGTATGATAGATAAAGTGGTACCCATAGAAGTAAGTAGGTACAGTGGGTGATAATAGGACTTTATGCAAGTCAATTAATTTCTTGAAACTAAACTACGAGTTAAATTACGCATGCCCTGATAAGGTGTTTCAGGAGTAATAACTACAACCAGACATGTCTGCACAGATCCTAATGTCATTCAGACAAAGGTTATCATCTTCCACGTAACAACACTAATACTAATGTTTGTACTTTTGGAACATTAATTATGGATAAATTAATAGCTAATAAGGCACAACAGGCCACTGGCTGAAAGGCACTGAAACAGTGTTATAATCTTCCACGCTGAAAGAGCAAAAGCCCTCATCTGCGACCTGATCAATGTTACTCTTTCCCTTGTTGGAACCCCTCAGACCCTCTGAAGTGCTTTCTACCGTTTCTACTCCAGATATTTCTGGATAACCTCCCAATCTTTGCTTCCCAAAACCTTGCTCTTTACTTAGCATTGCCTTCAACTTCATAACCTGAACCAACCAAATGCATATTCATGTTCACAGGCAAAAGCAAACCATTATGTGATGTTATTTGCACGCATCTTTTGATACTTTTGCTGAACAAGACACACTTCTTTTGTCTGAAAAACATTGCATGACGTAAAATAGTAATGCAgttaacatataatatatacagTTTCATATTTCTATCACCCCGGGTGTCTTTCATGACACAAACCCTAATCTTACAGATAAAAATCGTGTCATTATTTTTTTGGCGTGACCAAGGCAGGAGATAGACAGCCACTGTATTCAAACTTGAAATGAAAAGAGATATGTTTGAATGTATAATATTTGCAGGTAGAGACACCATGATACGTGTAAAAGCAACTAAACATTTATAATGCGTCTGGGAGTGTGTGAAAGTGAAGTTGGAAGATACCTCTTCTTGAAGCTTCTGCTTTTCGTTGGAGATGACATCGTATTGGTGCTTGAGAACATCATATAAGTGCTCAAGCTGCTTGGTTTTCCACCTCGTACGTCTATTTTGGAACCAAACAGCGATTTGACGAGGCTGAAGGCCTAGCTCCCTCGAAAGTTTCATCTTCCTTTCAGGGTCTAACTTTATTTCCTCCTGGAAGCTCCTCTCCAATAACTCTAACTGGTTGCTTGTTAACcgcttcttcttctctttgctTCCATTGTACATTGCCGGAATAGAACCTTCTCCTGTCTCCAACAATGTCGCCTGTTTCATTTCCACTCCTGAAAATGCAACACAAAGGGTTACGTTGGAAAAGCAGCAAGGTGTTTGAAGATCTGGTGGTAATAACTATTTACACTTCTTAGTATTACAAAGTCCTGCCTCTAATACATGATCAACAAAAGCATTTTAGCTAGGGTTATAACCtgttttatgataaaaaacataaatagtctatctttgaaaatataaaacataaacattTAGGCTGTAGGATTGATCTTCTGGAGGTTGTCTTAGCTGAATATGCTTTTGCCAATGTTTCCTATGCTAGCTATCTTCAGAAAAGCAAGAAAATGGGACAATTACTTGGGATTCAAGTTACTAATACAAAACTGAGAAATATTGAAATGGGGTGGTTGCAAAATATAGGCTGATTCTTGGAAGCTATTCATTGAGTAACACGCATATATAGAAGCTAACTGCATTTGAAAATCGTAAAGCAAAGGAAGTAGAAAGAAATGCAAGTTGAGATTTTGTTGGTGTTTAACCTGGATAAGGGTTGTTGTTGTAGTTGTAGAAGAAGCTTAAGGTGTCTGGGTGAGGAAGAAATGGTTTTGTGGTGTAATGCCAATCCATATCTTTTTACAGCTTTAGGGCTAGATCTTTCTTTCCATTGAATTCCATCTGCCAAACGATCTCTTATATATGGGTTGATGGGTTCACTGTATATGAGGATTGAGTTGGACCACGTAGGCCGATAGAAAAATGTGTGTAGCAAGTTTAGCTAAGGCAGTGAGGTGTTGCACGATCGTTCTGACTTGTTATTATGAGAGGCAAAAGGCTGTTTATTCCTTTCACTTTTTGGGTGCCAGctaattaatctttaatttttcaatgCTTCTAGCtaataaatttcattatgaaAATAACATCCAGAGCATTTATTTCATCACTTGCTCCTTCTAAATCAAAGTTAACTTTAAGAGAGTTGCAGAGATAATATAGAGTAGTAGCTATCCGGGGCTATAGAGAGTGGTACGCGCACCCAACCCAAGGAAGGTTAATTAGAGTGATATTTGTAAATTGTAAGGGTGACGTTGTTCTTCCTTCCTTATGAGAGCAACAATGTCTTGTGTTAAGGTGGAAACTGAGGGAAGGGACTACGCTTGTCAGAAAAAGGTGTGAAAAGGGGGAACCGTGTGTTGAGTTGGCCACTGAGTAGCCTTCACGATTCCCGTTTCAAAAAAATATCCCGTTTATA
This sequence is a window from Vigna angularis cultivar LongXiaoDou No.4 chromosome 2, ASM1680809v1, whole genome shotgun sequence. Protein-coding genes within it:
- the LOC108322397 gene encoding 60S ribosomal protein L24, encoding MVLKTELCRFSGAKIYPGKGIRFVRGDSQVFLFANSKCKRYFHNRLKPSKLTWTAMYRKQHKKDIAQEAVKKRRRAAKKPYSRSIVGATLEVIQKKRTEKPEVRDAAREAALREIKERIKKTKDEKKAKKAEVAAKSQKAGGKGNVSKGAMPKGPKLGGGGGKR
- the LOC108322456 gene encoding homeobox-leucine zipper protein ATHB-22-like isoform X3; translation: MDWHYTTKPFLPHPDTLSFFYNYNNNPYPGVEMKQATLLETGEGSIPAMYNGSKEKKKRLTSNQLELLERSFQEEIKLDPERKMKLSRELGLQPRQIAVWFQNRRTRWKTKQLEHLYDVLKHQYDVISNEKQKLQEEVMKLKAMLSKEQGFGKQRLGGYPEISGVETVESTSEGLRGSNKGKSNIDQVADEGFCSFSVEDYNTVSVPFSQWPVVPY
- the LOC108322456 gene encoding homeobox-leucine zipper protein ATHB-22-like isoform X4 codes for the protein MHTEDHSQHLHQASSLSTYLLGVEMKQATLLETGEGSIPAMYNGSKEKKKRLTSNQLELLERSFQEEIKLDPERKMKLSRELGLQPRQIAVWFQNRRTRWKTKQLEHLYDVLKHQYDVISNEKQKLQEEVMKLKAMLSKEQGFGKQRLGGYPEISGVETVESTSEGLRGSNKGKSNIDQVADEGFCSFSVEDYNTVSVPFSQWPVVPY
- the LOC108322456 gene encoding putative homeobox-leucine zipper protein ATHB-51 isoform X2: MFTCIYNIINACSGPRKHHQSQTMSSWTCSSGMHTEDHSQHLHQASSLSTYLLGVEMKQATLLETGEGSIPAMYNGSKEKKKRLTSNQLELLERSFQEEIKLDPERKMKLSRELGLQPRQIAVWFQNRRTRWKTKQLEHLYDVLKHQYDVISNEKQKLQEEVMKLKAMLSKEQGFGKQRLGGYPEISGVETVESTSEGLRGSNKGKSNIDQVADEGFCSFSVEDYNTVSVPFSQWPVVPY
- the LOC108322456 gene encoding putative homeobox-leucine zipper protein ATHB-51 isoform X1 is translated as MNTETGKQTSLTLALAGLFCLELNCDAVVDFPLLILLCLPSVKDFTAEQCSHAFTTSSTLVQDHANIIKAKLCRMHTEDHSQHLHQASSLSTYLLGVEMKQATLLETGEGSIPAMYNGSKEKKKRLTSNQLELLERSFQEEIKLDPERKMKLSRELGLQPRQIAVWFQNRRTRWKTKQLEHLYDVLKHQYDVISNEKQKLQEEVMKLKAMLSKEQGFGKQRLGGYPEISGVETVESTSEGLRGSNKGKSNIDQVADEGFCSFSVEDYNTVSVPFSQWPVVPY